The Pelmatolapia mariae isolate MD_Pm_ZW linkage group LG10_11, Pm_UMD_F_2, whole genome shotgun sequence genome includes a region encoding these proteins:
- the LOC134637807 gene encoding filamin-A-like isoform X1, protein MVPLDIGELDLSQLTVSLTTPSGPEEPCLLKMLRNAHIGISFVPKEIGEHLVNIKKNGHHVPSSPIAVVIKQSGIGDVNRVRVSGPGLSEARTFQPAEFIIHTRDAGEGAAHP, encoded by the exons ATGGTTCCACTGGACATAGGAGAGCTTGACCTCAGCCAGCTGACAGTCTCTCTTACAACACCCTCAGGCCCAGAGGAGCCCTGCCTGCTGAAGATGCTGCGTAACGCTCACATTG GAATCTCGTTTGTTCCCAAGGAGATTGGTGAGCACCTTGTTAACATCAAGAAGAACGGTCATCATGTTCCCAGCAGCCCAATTGCTGTTGTGATCAAGCAGTCAGGGATTGGTGATGTGAACCGTGTGCGTGTGAGTGGACCGGGGCTGAGCGAGGCCAGGACTTTTCAGCCTGCAGAGTTCATCATTCACACTCGTGATGCAG GTGAAGGTGCTGCCCACCCATGA
- the LOC134637807 gene encoding filamin-A-like isoform X2 — translation MVPLDIGELDLSQLTVSLTTPSGPEEPCLLKMLRNAHIGISFVPKEIGEHLVNIKKNGHHVPSSPIAVVIKQSGIGDVNRVRVSGPGLSEARTFQPAEFIIHTRDAVLP, via the exons ATGGTTCCACTGGACATAGGAGAGCTTGACCTCAGCCAGCTGACAGTCTCTCTTACAACACCCTCAGGCCCAGAGGAGCCCTGCCTGCTGAAGATGCTGCGTAACGCTCACATTG GAATCTCGTTTGTTCCCAAGGAGATTGGTGAGCACCTTGTTAACATCAAGAAGAACGGTCATCATGTTCCCAGCAGCCCAATTGCTGTTGTGATCAAGCAGTCAGGGATTGGTGATGTGAACCGTGTGCGTGTGAGTGGACCGGGGCTGAGCGAGGCCAGGACTTTTCAGCCTGCAGAGTTCATCATTCACACTCGTGATGCAG TTTTGCCCTGA